From the Amia ocellicauda isolate fAmiCal2 chromosome 21, fAmiCal2.hap1, whole genome shotgun sequence genome, one window contains:
- the zc3h14 gene encoding zinc finger CCCH domain-containing protein 14 isoform X2: MEIGTEISRKIRAAIKGKLQELGAYVDEELPDYIMVMVANKKNAQQMADDLSLFLGNNTIKFTIWLHGVLEKLRSVAVEPAALKPPHVYADHNLVSLAGKGRSAGAGSFDRRGEEPRGLAVSSSRSDRIEARVSTSSSHEHHVSSGRRSSSERNVPRLMSTVKPLMEPHSAEAVIDIKPEPDDDLIDEDLNCTGDAAASAGLRRRPVVTMTHGSSRPTVELYRPPHISQQSVNASHSNAPPAGRAPEGGLYSYQPTEELRATEGSSGIYSRLQDNYGQSLRASKLNLDRATRYEEASRKRRAPVVSSVVRVSKTPEEELYSDQEEEEEEETYGARSGGLSSSVSLPSKPERRPSLPPSKQANKNLILKAISEAQESVSKTTNYPTVPQRQMVPVAPRTRSASEEVCPAGQLAPEFIPPAPRAPAPARQELPPQRQLVQSRSLVSRLQLDPPEDSVRRLQGLSGMTAVKPEDIRSFILKRPEAEDAGTLRSRLGVELKEEVPASLPAILQMSRTMPESRRCQSPKFIVTLDGVPSPQTYLAEEERDTEDAVLKEDVKMIRSSVPTGALARKPKLNVHQRLERALNYSDGEGEEDAVAVKRQRVMERCKYWPVCKSGDECLYHHPTTLCKTFPSCKFGDKCLFVHPNCKYDAKCTKPDCPYTHASRRGPAPPVKTVPQPAGNICRFFPDCKKMDCHFYHPRPCRFTTQCKRPDCNFYHPTVSLPPRHALKWTKAQNS, encoded by the exons ATGGAGATCGGAACGGAGATCAGCAGGAAAATACGG GCTGCAATCAAGGGAAAGTTACAAGAACTGGGTGCCTATGTTG ATGAAGAACTTCCTGATTACATCATGGTGATGGTGGCCAACAAGAAGAATGCCCAACAGATGGCGGACGACCTGTCTCTCTTCTTGGGAAACAACACCATCAAATTCACTATATG GTTGCACGGCGTTCTAGAGAAACTGCGATCAGTCGCTGTCG AACCAGCTGCCCTGAAGCCCCCGCACGTCTACGCGGACCACAACCTCGTGTCTCTGGCCGGGAAGGGCAGGTCGGCCGGTGCTGGGAGCTTTGACAGGAGAGGCGAGGAGCCCCGCGGCCTGGCTGTGTCCAGCTCTCGCTCAGACCGGATTGAAGCCCGCGTCTCCACCAGCTCCTCTCATGAACACCACGTCTCCAGCGGCAG GAGGTCCTCATCCGAGAGGAACGTCCCTCGGCTGATGTCCACCGTGAAGCCCCTGATGGAGCCCCACTCTGCGGAGGCGGTGATTGACATCAAGCCTGAGCCGGATGATGACCTCATCGATGAGGATTTGAACTGCACCGGGGACGCGGCTGCCTCTGCGGGGCTGCGGAGGAGACCGGTCGTCACCATGACCCACGGCTCCAGTCGCCCCACGGTGGAGCTGTATAGGCCTCCACACATCAGCCAACAATCGGTCAACGCCTCCCACAGCAACGCGCCGCCTGCAGGCCGGGCCCCTGAGGGTGGGCTGTACAGCTACCAACCCACAGAAGAGCTGCGGGCCACAGAGGGGTCCTCAGGCATCTATAGCAGGCTGCAGGACAACTATGGACAGAGCCTTAGAGCTTCCAAGTTAAATCTGGACAGAGCTACCAGATAT GAGGAGGCATCGCGGAAGCGCAGGGCCCCGGTCGTCAGCTCCGTAGTCCGAGTGAGCAAGACTCCAGAGGAGGAGCTGTACAGCgaccaggaggaggaggaagaggaggagaccTATGGGGCTCGCAGCGGGGGCCTCTCCAGTAGTGTCTCCCTGCCCTCCAAGCCTGAGCGAAG ACCTTCCCTCCCACCTTCAAAGCAAGCAAATAAGAATCTGATCTTAAAAGCGATTTCTGAGGCCCAGGAGTCGGTGTCTAAGACCACAAATTACCCTACAG TGCCTCAGAGACAGATGGTTCCTGTAGCCCCTCGGACGCGCTCGGCCAGTGAAGAAGTGTGTCCTGCCGGCCAGTTGGCCCCGGAGTTCATCCCCCCGGCCCCCAGGGCTCCGGCACCGGCCCGCCAAGAGCTGCCGCCCCAGAGACAGCTAG TTCAGTCAAGATCGCTGGTTTCCCGCCTTCAGCTAGACCCACCAGAGGACAGTGTGAGAAGACTTCAAG GGCTGTCCGGGATGACCGCAGTGAAGCCTGAGGACATCCGCTCCTTCATCTTGAAGAGACCCGAGGCAGAGGATGCCGGGACCCTCAGAAGCCGGCTCGGTGTCGAGTTGAAAGAGGAGGTGCCCGCCAGTCTGCCGGCCATACTGCAGATGAG CAGGACCATGCCTGAGAGCCGGCGCTGTCAGAGCCCCAAGTTCATCGTCACGCTGGACGGGGTTCCCAGTCCTCAGACCTACTTGGCAGAGGAGGAGCGGGACACTGAGGACGCTGTCTTAAAGGAAGATGTGAAAATGATCAGGAGCTCTGTGCCAACGGGCGCCCTGGCACGGAAACCCAAACTGAACGTGCACCAGAGGCTGGAGAGAGCGCTCAATTACTCTgacg GAGAAGGGGAGGAGGACGCCGTGGCCGTGAAGCGTCAGCGGGTGATGGAGCGCTGCAAGTACTGGCCCGTGTGCAAGAGTGGAGACGAGTGCCTGTACCACCACCCCACCACGCTGTGCAA AACCTTTCCAAGTTGCAAGTTTGGCGACAAATGCTTGTTTGTTCATCCGAATTGCAAGTACGATGCCAAGTGCACGAAGCCGGACTGTCCCTACACTCACGCCAGCAGGAGAGGTCCGGCTCCCCCAGTGAAGACGG tGCCGCAGCCAGCTGGCAATATCTGCCGCTTTTTTCCAGATTGCAAGAAAATGGATTGTCACTTTTACCATCCCAGG CCTTGTCGGTTCACAACCCAGTGTAAGCGTCCAGACTGTAATTTCTATCACCCAACGGTTTCATTACCTCCCAGACATGCTCTGAAATGGACAAAAGCCCAAAACAG TTAA
- the zc3h14 gene encoding zinc finger CCCH domain-containing protein 14 isoform X1, protein MEIGTEISRKIRAAIKGKLQELGAYVDEELPDYIMVMVANKKNAQQMADDLSLFLGNNTIKFTIWLHGVLEKLRSVAVEPAALKPPHVYADHNLVSLAGKGRSAGAGSFDRRGEEPRGLAVSSSRSDRIEARVSTSSSHEHHVSSGRRSSSERNVPRLMSTVKPLMEPHSAEAVIDIKPEPDDDLIDEDLNCTGDAAASAGLRRRPVVTMTHGSSRPTVELYRPPHISQQSVNASHSNAPPAGRAPEGGLYSYQPTEELRATEGSSGIYSRLQDNYGQSLRASKLNLDRATRYEEASRKRRAPVVSSVVRVSKTPEEELYSDQEEEEEEETYGARSGGLSSSVSLPSKPERRPSLPPSKQANKNLILKAISEAQESVSKTTNYPTVPQRQMVPVAPRTRSASEEVCPAGQLAPEFIPPAPRAPAPARQELPPQRQLVQSRSLVSRLQLDPPEDSVRRLQAGLSGMTAVKPEDIRSFILKRPEAEDAGTLRSRLGVELKEEVPASLPAILQMSRTMPESRRCQSPKFIVTLDGVPSPQTYLAEEERDTEDAVLKEDVKMIRSSVPTGALARKPKLNVHQRLERALNYSDGEGEEDAVAVKRQRVMERCKYWPVCKSGDECLYHHPTTLCKTFPSCKFGDKCLFVHPNCKYDAKCTKPDCPYTHASRRGPAPPVKTVPQPAGNICRFFPDCKKMDCHFYHPRPCRFTTQCKRPDCNFYHPTVSLPPRHALKWTKAQNS, encoded by the exons ATGGAGATCGGAACGGAGATCAGCAGGAAAATACGG GCTGCAATCAAGGGAAAGTTACAAGAACTGGGTGCCTATGTTG ATGAAGAACTTCCTGATTACATCATGGTGATGGTGGCCAACAAGAAGAATGCCCAACAGATGGCGGACGACCTGTCTCTCTTCTTGGGAAACAACACCATCAAATTCACTATATG GTTGCACGGCGTTCTAGAGAAACTGCGATCAGTCGCTGTCG AACCAGCTGCCCTGAAGCCCCCGCACGTCTACGCGGACCACAACCTCGTGTCTCTGGCCGGGAAGGGCAGGTCGGCCGGTGCTGGGAGCTTTGACAGGAGAGGCGAGGAGCCCCGCGGCCTGGCTGTGTCCAGCTCTCGCTCAGACCGGATTGAAGCCCGCGTCTCCACCAGCTCCTCTCATGAACACCACGTCTCCAGCGGCAG GAGGTCCTCATCCGAGAGGAACGTCCCTCGGCTGATGTCCACCGTGAAGCCCCTGATGGAGCCCCACTCTGCGGAGGCGGTGATTGACATCAAGCCTGAGCCGGATGATGACCTCATCGATGAGGATTTGAACTGCACCGGGGACGCGGCTGCCTCTGCGGGGCTGCGGAGGAGACCGGTCGTCACCATGACCCACGGCTCCAGTCGCCCCACGGTGGAGCTGTATAGGCCTCCACACATCAGCCAACAATCGGTCAACGCCTCCCACAGCAACGCGCCGCCTGCAGGCCGGGCCCCTGAGGGTGGGCTGTACAGCTACCAACCCACAGAAGAGCTGCGGGCCACAGAGGGGTCCTCAGGCATCTATAGCAGGCTGCAGGACAACTATGGACAGAGCCTTAGAGCTTCCAAGTTAAATCTGGACAGAGCTACCAGATAT GAGGAGGCATCGCGGAAGCGCAGGGCCCCGGTCGTCAGCTCCGTAGTCCGAGTGAGCAAGACTCCAGAGGAGGAGCTGTACAGCgaccaggaggaggaggaagaggaggagaccTATGGGGCTCGCAGCGGGGGCCTCTCCAGTAGTGTCTCCCTGCCCTCCAAGCCTGAGCGAAG ACCTTCCCTCCCACCTTCAAAGCAAGCAAATAAGAATCTGATCTTAAAAGCGATTTCTGAGGCCCAGGAGTCGGTGTCTAAGACCACAAATTACCCTACAG TGCCTCAGAGACAGATGGTTCCTGTAGCCCCTCGGACGCGCTCGGCCAGTGAAGAAGTGTGTCCTGCCGGCCAGTTGGCCCCGGAGTTCATCCCCCCGGCCCCCAGGGCTCCGGCACCGGCCCGCCAAGAGCTGCCGCCCCAGAGACAGCTAG TTCAGTCAAGATCGCTGGTTTCCCGCCTTCAGCTAGACCCACCAGAGGACAGTGTGAGAAGACTTCAAG CAGGGCTGTCCGGGATGACCGCAGTGAAGCCTGAGGACATCCGCTCCTTCATCTTGAAGAGACCCGAGGCAGAGGATGCCGGGACCCTCAGAAGCCGGCTCGGTGTCGAGTTGAAAGAGGAGGTGCCCGCCAGTCTGCCGGCCATACTGCAGATGAG CAGGACCATGCCTGAGAGCCGGCGCTGTCAGAGCCCCAAGTTCATCGTCACGCTGGACGGGGTTCCCAGTCCTCAGACCTACTTGGCAGAGGAGGAGCGGGACACTGAGGACGCTGTCTTAAAGGAAGATGTGAAAATGATCAGGAGCTCTGTGCCAACGGGCGCCCTGGCACGGAAACCCAAACTGAACGTGCACCAGAGGCTGGAGAGAGCGCTCAATTACTCTgacg GAGAAGGGGAGGAGGACGCCGTGGCCGTGAAGCGTCAGCGGGTGATGGAGCGCTGCAAGTACTGGCCCGTGTGCAAGAGTGGAGACGAGTGCCTGTACCACCACCCCACCACGCTGTGCAA AACCTTTCCAAGTTGCAAGTTTGGCGACAAATGCTTGTTTGTTCATCCGAATTGCAAGTACGATGCCAAGTGCACGAAGCCGGACTGTCCCTACACTCACGCCAGCAGGAGAGGTCCGGCTCCCCCAGTGAAGACGG tGCCGCAGCCAGCTGGCAATATCTGCCGCTTTTTTCCAGATTGCAAGAAAATGGATTGTCACTTTTACCATCCCAGG CCTTGTCGGTTCACAACCCAGTGTAAGCGTCCAGACTGTAATTTCTATCACCCAACGGTTTCATTACCTCCCAGACATGCTCTGAAATGGACAAAAGCCCAAAACAG TTAA
- the zc3h14 gene encoding zinc finger CCCH domain-containing protein 14 isoform X3: protein MEIGTEISRKIRAAIKGKLQELGAYVDEELPDYIMVMVANKKNAQQMADDLSLFLGNNTIKFTIWLHGVLEKLRSVAVEPAALKPPHVYADHNLVSLAGKGRSAGAGSFDRRGEEPRGLAVSSSRSDRIEARVSTSSSHEHHVSSGRRSSSERNVPRLMSTVKPLMEPHSAEAVIDIKPEPDDDLIDEDLNCTGDAAASAGLRRRPVVTMTHGSSRPTVELYRPPHISQQSVNASHSNAPPAGRAPEGGLYSYQPTEELRATEGSSGIYSRLQDNYGQSLRASKLNLDRATRYEEASRKRRAPVVSSVVRVSKTPEEELYSDQEEEEEEETYGARSGGLSSSVSLPSKPERRPSLPPSKQANKNLILKAISEAQESVSKTTNYPTVPQRQMVPVAPRTRSASEEVCPAGQLAPEFIPPAPRAPAPARQELPPQRQLVQSRSLVSRLQLDPPEDSVRRLQAGLSGMTAVKPEDIRSFILKRPEAEDAGTLRSRLGVELKEEVPASLPAILQMRTMPESRRCQSPKFIVTLDGVPSPQTYLAEEERDTEDAVLKEDVKMIRSSVPTGALARKPKLNVHQRLERALNYSDGEGEEDAVAVKRQRVMERCKYWPVCKSGDECLYHHPTTLCKTFPSCKFGDKCLFVHPNCKYDAKCTKPDCPYTHASRRGPAPPVKTVPQPAGNICRFFPDCKKMDCHFYHPRPCRFTTQCKRPDCNFYHPTVSLPPRHALKWTKAQNS from the exons ATGGAGATCGGAACGGAGATCAGCAGGAAAATACGG GCTGCAATCAAGGGAAAGTTACAAGAACTGGGTGCCTATGTTG ATGAAGAACTTCCTGATTACATCATGGTGATGGTGGCCAACAAGAAGAATGCCCAACAGATGGCGGACGACCTGTCTCTCTTCTTGGGAAACAACACCATCAAATTCACTATATG GTTGCACGGCGTTCTAGAGAAACTGCGATCAGTCGCTGTCG AACCAGCTGCCCTGAAGCCCCCGCACGTCTACGCGGACCACAACCTCGTGTCTCTGGCCGGGAAGGGCAGGTCGGCCGGTGCTGGGAGCTTTGACAGGAGAGGCGAGGAGCCCCGCGGCCTGGCTGTGTCCAGCTCTCGCTCAGACCGGATTGAAGCCCGCGTCTCCACCAGCTCCTCTCATGAACACCACGTCTCCAGCGGCAG GAGGTCCTCATCCGAGAGGAACGTCCCTCGGCTGATGTCCACCGTGAAGCCCCTGATGGAGCCCCACTCTGCGGAGGCGGTGATTGACATCAAGCCTGAGCCGGATGATGACCTCATCGATGAGGATTTGAACTGCACCGGGGACGCGGCTGCCTCTGCGGGGCTGCGGAGGAGACCGGTCGTCACCATGACCCACGGCTCCAGTCGCCCCACGGTGGAGCTGTATAGGCCTCCACACATCAGCCAACAATCGGTCAACGCCTCCCACAGCAACGCGCCGCCTGCAGGCCGGGCCCCTGAGGGTGGGCTGTACAGCTACCAACCCACAGAAGAGCTGCGGGCCACAGAGGGGTCCTCAGGCATCTATAGCAGGCTGCAGGACAACTATGGACAGAGCCTTAGAGCTTCCAAGTTAAATCTGGACAGAGCTACCAGATAT GAGGAGGCATCGCGGAAGCGCAGGGCCCCGGTCGTCAGCTCCGTAGTCCGAGTGAGCAAGACTCCAGAGGAGGAGCTGTACAGCgaccaggaggaggaggaagaggaggagaccTATGGGGCTCGCAGCGGGGGCCTCTCCAGTAGTGTCTCCCTGCCCTCCAAGCCTGAGCGAAG ACCTTCCCTCCCACCTTCAAAGCAAGCAAATAAGAATCTGATCTTAAAAGCGATTTCTGAGGCCCAGGAGTCGGTGTCTAAGACCACAAATTACCCTACAG TGCCTCAGAGACAGATGGTTCCTGTAGCCCCTCGGACGCGCTCGGCCAGTGAAGAAGTGTGTCCTGCCGGCCAGTTGGCCCCGGAGTTCATCCCCCCGGCCCCCAGGGCTCCGGCACCGGCCCGCCAAGAGCTGCCGCCCCAGAGACAGCTAG TTCAGTCAAGATCGCTGGTTTCCCGCCTTCAGCTAGACCCACCAGAGGACAGTGTGAGAAGACTTCAAG CAGGGCTGTCCGGGATGACCGCAGTGAAGCCTGAGGACATCCGCTCCTTCATCTTGAAGAGACCCGAGGCAGAGGATGCCGGGACCCTCAGAAGCCGGCTCGGTGTCGAGTTGAAAGAGGAGGTGCCCGCCAGTCTGCCGGCCATACTGCAGATGAG GACCATGCCTGAGAGCCGGCGCTGTCAGAGCCCCAAGTTCATCGTCACGCTGGACGGGGTTCCCAGTCCTCAGACCTACTTGGCAGAGGAGGAGCGGGACACTGAGGACGCTGTCTTAAAGGAAGATGTGAAAATGATCAGGAGCTCTGTGCCAACGGGCGCCCTGGCACGGAAACCCAAACTGAACGTGCACCAGAGGCTGGAGAGAGCGCTCAATTACTCTgacg GAGAAGGGGAGGAGGACGCCGTGGCCGTGAAGCGTCAGCGGGTGATGGAGCGCTGCAAGTACTGGCCCGTGTGCAAGAGTGGAGACGAGTGCCTGTACCACCACCCCACCACGCTGTGCAA AACCTTTCCAAGTTGCAAGTTTGGCGACAAATGCTTGTTTGTTCATCCGAATTGCAAGTACGATGCCAAGTGCACGAAGCCGGACTGTCCCTACACTCACGCCAGCAGGAGAGGTCCGGCTCCCCCAGTGAAGACGG tGCCGCAGCCAGCTGGCAATATCTGCCGCTTTTTTCCAGATTGCAAGAAAATGGATTGTCACTTTTACCATCCCAGG CCTTGTCGGTTCACAACCCAGTGTAAGCGTCCAGACTGTAATTTCTATCACCCAACGGTTTCATTACCTCCCAGACATGCTCTGAAATGGACAAAAGCCCAAAACAG TTAA